In a single window of the Nilaparvata lugens isolate BPH chromosome 1, ASM1435652v1, whole genome shotgun sequence genome:
- the LOC111051015 gene encoding uncharacterized protein LOC111051015: MACSSCLLYVLRAGHHHNLRTLMWFFTPPKVKLQPATDSNPCPHEGECRSYIILSSLKYFGLGFTLQMVRNIIKEPRHLILHPTNLFSCFLSLETYLLGIFTGGYALSYKLINCWLCQWLGKDSPLYAIPAGFLAGSFYAVQPNLPIVLIALANLLKVTSQYLTFIGVIPNYPWEELSFMLCSGLLFHIRTMHPQICPKQAIRLMSTMTGTRADDIYSAFKKNIDIVRFLSP; the protein is encoded by the exons ATGGCATGCAGTTCGTGTCTGCTGTATGTGTTGAGAGCCGGACATCACCACAACCTCCGTACATTGATGTG GTTCTTCACACCTCCAAAAGTCAAACTTCAACCCGCAACTGACTCAAACCCATGTCCCCACGAAGGAGAATGTAGGAGCTACATTATTTTG AGTAGTCTCAAATACTTTGGCTTGGGCTTCACACTTCAGATGGTTCGGAATATTATCAAAGAGCCAAGACATCTCATTCTTCACCCGACCAATCTGTTCAGCTGTTTCCTGTCTTTGGAGACGTATCTACTGGGTATATTCACCGGAGGATATGCACTGTCTTATAAG CTAATAAACTGTTGGTTGTGCCAATGGCTGGGGAAGGACTCACCACTCTACGCTATTCCTGCAGGGTTTCTAGCAGGAAGTTTCTACGCTGTACAACCAAATCTACCTATTGTTCTTATCGCGCTGGCAAACCTTTTAAAG GTAACATCGCAATACCTGACATTTATTGGCGTCATACCCAATTATCCATGGGAAGAGTTGTCTTTCATGTTGTGCAGCGGCCTCCTATTCCACATAAGAACAATGCATCCTCAAATTTGTCCGAAGCAAGCTATTCGGCTCATGAGCACTATGACTGGAACCAG AGCTGACGATATCTACTCCGCTTTCAAGAAGAACATTGACATAGTTCGGTTTTTGTCACCGTAG
- the LOC111051014 gene encoding transmembrane protein 135, with product MSVISKQIFYDAVKGVDCEQMMHPWTSNCYKSSFQHIFYSIKGTGKFYLIIYILQLLVKGNKLRLDDIKQQSLQLLQSTLFGSVFVITFVASNCFFRNAMGRFHYYIFPGLTSALSAVSIFLENPKKRGVTVTSFLYLMFEVFVRYLEEFNYIHRTTGFETFVFMICSAALLYLLRIVKHQKSNLWFFLPPSFGKSKITDDKRHYCPHRGSCWDDIINNTAKYFGFGVLVQWLRATVPKFRKILKEPSLLNPFNLKTLKLGVFTGLYVMTYKMTSCFLCRYRKEDSPLHAIPSGLLAGLAYIIRPDLTVILIAICNLLTLSEYHFKDKGLLPKWPFSEVAYIIASGILFHSQMVIPNCTPKQFVNLMHSFSYGKSTEINKRLWDYIAKSQELKKLASL from the exons ATGAGTGTGATTAGtaaacaaattttctatgatgCTGTCAAAGGTGTTGACTGTGAACAAATGATGCATCCTTGGACTTCGAACTGTTACAAATCATCTTTCCAGcatatattttattccatcaaGGGAACAGGAAAATTCTATCTCATCATATACATA CTCCAACTTCTTGTGAAAGGAAATAAGTTAAGATTGGATGATATCAAGCAACAATCTTTGCAATTATTGCAATCCACTTTGTTTGGTTCAGTATTTGTTATTACGTTTGTTGCATCAAACTGTTTCTTTAG GAATGCAATGGGTAGATTCCACTATTACATTTTTCCTGGCCTTACTAGTGCTTTGAGTGCTGTTAgtatatttttggaaaatccGAAAAAGAGAGGTGTGACAGTTACTTCGTTTCTGTACTTG ATGTTTGAAGTGTTTGTCCGTTACTTGGAAGAGTTTAACTACATCCACCGAACGACAGGCTTTGAAACATTTGTGTTCATGATCTGCAGTGCGGCTCTGCTTTATCTATTGAGAATTGTCAAACATCAAAAATCGAATCTTTG GTTTTTCTTACCACCATCGTTCGGAAAAAGTAAAATTACTGATGATAAACGCCATTATTGTCCTCATCGTGGGAGTTGCTGGGATGATATAATCAAT AATACCGCAAAATACTTCGGATTTGGAGTACTAGTTCAATGGCTCAGAGCCACTGTACCGAAATTTCGAAAAATTCTCAAAGAGCCATCATTACTAAATCCTTTCAATTTGAAAACTCTGAAACTAGGTGTCTTCACTGGATTGTACGTTATGACTTATAAG ATGACAAGCTGTTTTCTATGTAGATACAGAAAGGAAGACTCGCCCCTACATGCTATTCCCAGTGGACTATTAGCTGGATTAGCTTACATCATCCGTCCAGATCTGACAGTTATTCTTATAGCTATTTGTAACTTGTTAACG TTATCCGAGtatcatttcaaagataaaggACTTCTTCCAAAATGGCCTTTTTCAGAGGTGGCTTACATAATTGCTTCTGgcattctgttccacagtcaaATGGTAATTCCGAATTGTACACCAAAGCAGTTTGTCAACTTGATGCATTCATTTTCTTATGGAAA GTCCACAGAGATCAATAAGAGACTATGGGACTACATCGCAAAAAGCCAAGAGCTGAAAAAATTGGCATCCTTATGA
- the LOC120353895 gene encoding transmembrane protein 135-like, whose protein sequence is MASVSKPLFGKISHVDCSKIAHPWSDHCGNGFLYMWWSSFKGSAKFLLIIYVAQYLMKRKKLTIEQIRETLLHYFRESLFGACMGSTFVTSMCFFRNSLQRFNYYTLALLPASLGGIAIFLVDSSRRGFSTTTFQYLALEAIYKYLQRIGVVTNSSLTETLGFMACSSCLLYVLRAGHHHNLRTLMWSATHSYLQFIDEKTEKQTSYFAYLYISNSNCKRVLFDLPSKIVISFLMVVKPLNIY, encoded by the exons ATGGCATCAGTCAGTAAGCCACTTTTTGGTAAAATTTCTCATGTTGATTGCTCAAAAATAGCGCATCCGTGGAGTGATCATTGTGGAAATGGATTTCTTTATATGTGGTGGTCTTCTTTCAAGGGATCGGCGAAATTCCTTCTTATCATTTATGTG GCTCAATATCTAATGAAGAGGAAAAAACTCACAAtagaacaaatcagagaaacACTGTTACATTATTTCCGTGAATCACTATTTGGTGCATGCATGGGATCCACCTTTGTAACCTCCATGTGCTTCTTCAG GAACAGTCTCCAGAGATTCAACTACTACACATTGGCCCTGTTGCCAGCTTCTCTGGGAGGAATAGCAATTTTCCTGGTGGATTCTTCTAGAAGGGGATTCTCAACAACAACATTTCAGTACTTG GCTTTAGAAGCAATCTACAAATATCTACAGAGGATTGGTGTTGTTACCAACTCATCTCTCACAGAAACCTTGGGATTTATGGCATGCAGTTCGTGTCTGCTGTATGTGTTGAGAGCCGGACATCACCACAACCTCCGTACATTGATGTGGTCAGCAACTCATTCATATTTGCAATTCATTGATGAAAAAACAGAGAAACAAACATCATATTTTGCATacttatacatttcaaataGTAATTGCAAAAGAGTCTTGTTCGATCTCCcatcaaaaattgttatttcttTTTTAATGGTTGTTAAACCATTAAATATTTACTAA